The Natrinema caseinilyticum genomic sequence TCCGTCACTGGTCCCTCGAGGTACCGCTCGAGCCGATAGCGGTCCGGTCCGTAGAGGCCGGCGTAGCGCGCGACCGTCCCGTCGATGCCGTGTTCCGGCGCGTCCTCGAGTGCGATCCGCTCGGCCTCGGCGAGTACCGCGGTTTTGTCGGTGGTGGGCTCGACCGGCGTTTCCTCGTCGACCCAGGCGCCGTCGTGGTCGCCGTGGACGCCGGTCGAGGACGTATAGAGGAGCCGTTCGGGTGGGTTCTCGCGCTCGCCGAAGGCGTCGATCACCGTTTGCAACCCGTCGACGTACACCTCCCGGGCGGTCTCGGCCCCACGGCCGCCGCTGCTCGCTGCGAACACGACCGCGTCGACGTCCGGTATCGTCGCGAGCGCCTCGCGGTCGGTGACGTCCGCCCGTCTCGCTTCGAAGCCGGCCGCTTCGATCCGCTCGACGCCCGCGGCCGACCGCCGAACGCCGATCGGCTCGTGCCCGCGATCGGCGAGCTGTCGGCCCAGTTCGATCCCGACGTACCCACAGCCAAGGATCCCAACGTTCATGGCCGAACTCGCGGTCGGGTGCACATAATCTCACCGCTCGAGCCCCGTTCCTCGACGCCTGCGTCACTCGTCTCGTGCGTTTGCGATCCGGTTGCGAGTCGATCCGTTCGTCCGCTCGCTCGAGGCCGAACGGACGCGAGCACGGTGGCGTGCACTCTCCGGTGAGGCGCGTCTCGGTAGCGAGCGGAAGGTGCTACTCGACGGTGACGTCGACCGCGTGGGGAAGCGACGCGTTCTCGGCGTACCCGCCTTCGTTCCACGGATACGCGTCGTCGCGGTCCTCGTCAGGCCGTGCGATTCGCGTCGGCTGGCGGCGGCCGCGTTCGTCCGTCGCTCGAGAGACGAGTGTGTAGGTGCCGGGCGACGGCTCCCAGACGTAGCGAAACAGCCGCCAGGCGCAGTCGTAGTGCGGACCGAAGAACGACCCGGCCTCCCAGCTGTCGCCCCCGTCGGTCGATAGTTCGATGGCCGTCACCTGGTCGTCGCCGGCCCAGGCGACGCCGACGACCTCGACCGTGCCGTCTTCTCGCGGGACGACGGTCTCGCCGTCTTCGGGCGTGCCGATCGTGGATTTGACGTTCTCGTCGAACGTGTACGGATGGTCGATCTCGTCGGACTCGATCTGCTCCCAGGTGTCGTACGTCGATACCGTCGGGTTCGATTCGGGCTCGACGCCTTCGGGGTGGATCCGGTAGGCGGACTGCTGCCACCGGGTGTAGTCTTCCCCGCCGCGGTCGGCCCAGTCCTCACCGTGGACCATCGTCTCCGCGACGTGGAGTTCGGTGAGCCACTTGACGCTGTTCACGCCGTACCAGCCCGGAACGAGCAACCGGACCGGCCGGCCGTGTTCGGGCGGGAGCGCCTCGCCGTTGACTTCGTACGCGAGGATGCAGTCCTCGAGAACTTTGGACATCGGAATCGAGCGGGCGAACCGGTCGTTCTCGCCGTCGACTTCGGGACGGTCGCCGCCGACCGCGGTGAGCCACGTGTCGTCGTCGGTCGCCGCGCCGTGGTCGGTCAGAATCGCGGAAAGCGGCGCTCCCGTCCAGATCGCGGTGCTGACGGCCCCGTACTCCCACTGTACGCTCCCCGTCTCCGGGTCGAAGTAGCCGCGGCCGTTCCCCGCACACTCCATCGTGTGTGCGACCGCGACCGTCGGGTAGTCCTCGCGAATCGCGTCCATTCCCAGTTCGGCCTCGCGATCGACCGCGCCGGCTAGCGCGACCGTCCACTCATCGACGTCGGGCTCGAGCGTCTCGTTGCGGTGGCAGACGTAGTGATCCTCGAGGGGCGTGAGCCAGTTCGCGTACGTGTCTCGGTCGGCGGCGCCGACGACCCGATACCGATCTTCGAAGTCGTCGACGGCCTCCGTGCCGGATTTCCGATCCAGAATCGCGTCCGTCTCCCGCCGTCGGCGCTCGCTGCGCTCCGAGTTCGACATGGGGTTTGGACACCGCCCAGCGCGATAAATTCCCGGTGGTCGGTGTCGATCCACGCTACAGTCATGAGACGCGCCGCACGACGCCAACCGCGAGACGGCCCGGCGGGAACGGAACGACGCCTACGGTGCGCCGTCCGCGATTGCGTACTGGACGTGGACGAACTCCTCGAACGACATCGGCGCTCGCTGTTCGATCTTTTGCTGGATCTCCTTTGCATCCATGTCGATCTCGAGTTTGCTCTCGACCGCGTCGACGTCGAGGACCGCAGTCGACATTCCGAGCAGCAGGTGCTCGAGTGCTATCGTGACGATCGTCTCCGGATCGGGTTCCCCCTCTTCGAGCGCCTGAATCTCCGCTGCTTCCGCCAGCGTGAGGTCGGGCGATTCGCCCCGTGCGAGCGCCTCGAGCCCGTCCCGTTCCTGGCCGGTTTCGGCCGCGACGGCCTCGGGGCCGCGTCGGTCGACGATCGTCGCGAGGTCGTCCTCGTACTCGGCCCGGAGATCGCCGGGCGAGTCGGAGACGGTCATCCGCTGTTCGTAGAACATACCCGAACGAAGGGGAATGCGCCAGATAGGTATTGTGACCTTCGTCGGACGGGGCGCCGCAAGGTCGGCCACGGGCCCGAGTCGTGTGTGTCCGCTCGCTTGACGGCATCGTCACCTCGAAGGCGGAAGCTATTTTCATCGATGCCGGCCTCGGCGGCGGGACCGGCAGCGGCGGTGCGCCCGTCTTCGTCCACCACCTCCAGCAGGTCTACGACGGTCCGGTCTACGCACTCGGCGTCTGCGTCTTGCCGGGACGAAACGAGGGGACGCTCTACCAGGCCAACGCCGGCCGCTCGCTGAAGACGCTCCTCAGGAGGTCGATTCGGTGCTGCTCGTCGTCGCAGGCCAGCCGGATCCCCGAAAGCGAGTCGGTGACTTGAGGACGAAACCGGCAGAATGCAGGTCCGGGACGGAGACGTTCCGCTGGTCAGCGACCAACTCGGCGCGCTGGTGTTACTCGGCGGAGCGGAACGGTCGGATCGGATTCAATGGTTCGTGGACCGAGCGCGTGACGCAACGCGCGCACAGGAGCGGGAATCGACGGACCACGCCGAGCAGTTCGCGGACGACCGACTCGAGAATCTCTTCTAGTCGATCCTGAACCCACGGCGATCCTGAACCGATGGAAGGGCTTTTTACTTCGGCTTCGCTGACAGTGATAATGACCGACGAGTGGGTCGGTGGGATCGTCACCGACCGCAACGGCGACGGTCCACCGACCGTCGAGGAGTGGCGACTCGTATCGGTTCCCGGGCGCCCAAGGGGGTTCGACGGGGGACCGATCGCCTATCGAACGAACTTCACGGACCCCCGAGGCGACGAGACCGAACGGGCGCTACTCGAACTCCGTGGCGCGTACGACCGCGCGACGGTCTGGCTGAACGGCACGCGCCTCGGGACGAACGAACCGCACTTCGTTCCCCTTCGTCTCGAGTTCGAACCGCAGCCCGAAAACGAACTGATCGTCGTCTGCGAGCGACCCGATTCGTTTGCGGGGATCTACGAGACCGACGAGGTGCCGGCCCACTTCGGGACGCCGGGTATCTGGGGGGACGTCGAGATCGAGTCGCGGCCCGCGGTCTTTCTCCGGCGGCTCGAGGCACGGCCGCGCGTCGGCGCGAGTCCGAAGTCACAGCGGAACGCGGGGACGACGGAGGAAGCGGCCGCACGCGCGACCACCGACGGTGCGAATGCGACGGAGGAAACGGCCGCACGCGCGACCACCGACGGTGCGGGTGCGACGATCGACGTCGCACTCGAGATCGATGCGGGCGAGGCGGTCGACGATGCGGTGTCGCTATCGCTCCGGCCGGAAGGGTTTCGCGGCGGTGCCACGATGGAGCGGGTTCCGATTCGAGCCGACGCGGGCGAGCGGACGACGGTGTCGAAGACGATCTCGATCAAGGATCCGTCGCTGTGGTGGCCCCGCGGGTACGGCCCGCAGCGCCGGTATACGGTCCGGGCGAAACTCGGCGGCGACGCCGTCGAACGAACCGTCGGTCTCCGGACCGTCGAGCGAGACGACGACGGGCTGGTGGTAAACGGACGTCGCGTCCGCGCTCACGGATTCACGCGCCTTCCCGGCGGCGACCCGCGCGACGACGTCGACCGGGCGGTCGACGCGAACGCGACGATGCTTCGCGCCCGCGCGCACGTCCCGGCACGAGAATTTTACACCGCCTGTGACGAAGCGGGCATCCTGGTCTGGCAGGATCTGCCCGCCACCGGAATCGGGTCCGAACTGCCGGTCGATCGGGGGACGGAACTGGCGGCAGCGCTCGCCGAGGAATACGGCCAGCATCCCAGCCTCGCGATGCTCGCCGTGAACGATCAGCCGGAGGATCCGTTCGCGGATCCGCTCGGAAGCGGCGTCTTCTCGAAACTCGCGTTTCGCTATCGGGCGTGGCGGACGTCGGTCGACCACGACCCCGCAACCGAGATCGCCGCGTCGATTCCCGGCGATCTACCCGTCGTCCCGACGATCGGCGCGCCGGGAACCGGCGCGGACGCGTCCCACCTCGCGCTCGGCTGGCAGTACCTCGAGGCGGGCGATATCGACTGGCTGCTCGAGACGTATCCCGCTCTGGGCACCGTCGTCGGCGGGTTCGGAACCGGTTCCCTCGCGACCGACGACGCCGATCCCGCGGCGATTCCGGGGATCGATCCGACGCTGCTCGAGCGGCGAGCGGACGATGCCGACGCGTCCCAACTCGAGCAGGCGCGGACGCTGAAGGTGGTCGCGGAAGCGCTCCGACGGCGGGACTGTGGCATCGTGACGGCGTCGACGCTGCGCGATAGTGCGCCAGGCGGCGGGATGGGCGTTCACACGGTCGATGGCGAGCCGAAGCGGGCCGCCGAGGCGATTTCGCGATCGTTCGAGCCCGTCCAGGCTGTTCTCGACGGCCCGGCCAGTCCGGGAACGGTCGGGATCACCCTCTGTAACGCCACGCACGATGCGCTCGAGCCGGTCGTCGGCTGGCGGGTCGGTGACGACACGGAGACCGAGCGGGTCAGCGTCGGGCCGCTCGAGACGACGCCGGTCGGAACGGTTCGAATCCCGCGGGACGCAGAGCGGGTCGACCTCGAGGTGGCCGTCAACGGTCGGTCAGTCTGGAACAGCTACGAGTTGTAAGCGACACTCGCAGTGCCTGGTGTGTTCTCACGGGCTCACAGAATTCATCGCGTGTGTTCACCGGACAGCGGTCGCTCGGACTCCCCGGAGGATGAGAGCTGACTCGCTGTGATCGAGTCGGGGTACCACCACCGAGATACTCGCGTGGCGTCGGCCGGAGCCGTCTCGGTGTGCGTCAGTCGACCCGGATATCACACGTATTCGACCCTGCGTGTCACGGATATGATACTGCGATGCCGGCCAATAGACGCACACCGGGGAACCGATGAATCGCCGTTTTTCTCCGGGAAAACTCCGTCTCGCCCGCCGGTTTTCCCCGAACGATACACTCGGAATACGCTCGGTAATCGGACCTCTAGCGCGTCTCCCGTGTCGAGCGTCGTGGATGTTTCGACCGCGTACCAGTATAAGTACCTCCCACTACCCCTGTCAACGTCCAACATGGCACGATGAGGCCCCTGAGAACCGGTTTCAGGGGTTTCGGGACCGGTACATTTAAATTACAAGCGCCAGTAGTTGCGGCTACCAGAACGCCACCGGGGCGCGTATCGCTCGACGATCGATGACAGGAAATCTTATTCACCGAGGTTTCGCAGATCGTGAGCAGTCGCTTCGAACAGTCGGACGGGCCATTACGAGCGCCACTCGTCTTTTGACCGACGGGTCGCTTTCTGCCGTCCGACCGTTTCTCCGGTGCGGGTATGGCACAGAGGTTTGAATAACATGGTAGACGAATCGAAGAACATCGAACTGACAGAGGACGACCTCGAGAACAAATCGAAAGGACAGCTCATCAAAATGGCCGGTCAACTGCGAGATCGGCGAAACGAGCTGAATCAGATGGCTTCTGAACGCGCTTCCAAGCGCGACGATCTCAACGCGAAGACTCGCGAGAAAGTCGACGAGGCCCAGGAACACCGCGAGAAACGCGACGAGCTGAACGAGCAGGTCCAGGAGCACAAAGAACAGCGCAACGAGTTAAACGCCGAGGCCAACGCGCTGTTCGACAAGGTCGAGCAGCTCAAGTCGGACATGGAACTCGACGAGGGAAAGGACCTGGAGGAACTCGAGGATGAAATCGAACAACTCGAGTTCAAACAGCAGACCGAGGTTCTCTCGAGCGAGGAAGAAAAGGAACTCATCGAGAAGATCGAGTCGAAGCGCGAGGAGTACGAGGAGCGCAAACAGAAACTCGATCAGAACGAGGACTTAGAGGAACTCGTCGAGGAGGCCGAAGAGGTCCGATCGGACGCTTCCCAGCACCACCAGAAGGTGACGGAGCTGGCGGACAAGGCCCAGGAACATCACAACCAGATGATCGAGGCCTATCGCGAAGCCGACGACATCCGTGACGAGGCCGACGAGATGCACGAGAAGTTCGTCGAGGCCCAGGAGGCCGCCGACCGCCACCACGAGGACTTCGTCCGCGTTCAAAAGCGCCTGCGCGAACTGGACAAGAAGGAAGAAGAAGAGCGCAAATCGGAGCGCGACAAGAAGAAGGAAGCGGCCAAAGAAGAGGCCGAGGAGATCTATCAGAAGTTCAAGGAGGGCGAAACCTTAGACACCGAGGACCTGATGAAGCTCCAGAAAACGGGGCTGCTCTAAGTCGAACACGTCTACCGCGTCTTTTCTCCCGGTTTTCGGGATTCGAAAGCGGGTACAGAGTCGTACGCGTTCGCATCCGCCAGCGGGTTCACTCCGGACTCTCGGAACTCACCGACGGAGTGCGACCGCCGCGTCGATCAGTTACACGACCGTGACAGTCACCGTTCCGTTCTCATAGTCTGTGAACCGTCTATTGCTATTTTGTCCGTACGGGTGTTCCACACCAGCCTAACAGGTAATGAAATCGAACGAACATCGGTCGGTCGAGAGTCCGGCCGCTCGAGAACGGCTGACGCAGTTCTATGCGAGGTTCAACCACGCGGTCACGGACCGCAGCGATACCGACGCGTTGGCAGCGATGGTGACGGACGACGTCACCTGGACCGACGCGACGACCGGCGCTCGATCCGATCGACGCTACTCGGGGACGGATGCCGTCCTCGAGAACGTGGTTCTGACACCGCGCGAACGAGCCGATCATCTCCAGGCCCTCCCCGAGCGGTTTACCGACGCGGGTGAGACCGTGATCGTAGAGGGTGCCTACGTCGGAACGGTCGACGGACGGCACTTCGATATCGCGTTCGCACACGTGTTCGAACTGATCGACGGCCGGATCGACGGATGTACGGCCTACAGGGATACCGCCCTGGAGCAGCGGGTATTCGATGCCTAACGCTGCCCGTCTGGGGATACGCCGGATTGGAAACCGACAGGTCACAGTATACGATCTATAACAATGGAACCACACCCACTGACCTCGCGTATGCAACGACACAGGGACGA encodes the following:
- a CDS encoding SDR family oxidoreductase; this encodes MNVGILGCGYVGIELGRQLADRGHEPIGVRRSAAGVERIEAAGFEARRADVTDREALATIPDVDAVVFAASSGGRGAETAREVYVDGLQTVIDAFGERENPPERLLYTSSTGVHGDHDGAWVDEETPVEPTTDKTAVLAEAERIALEDAPEHGIDGTVARYAGLYGPDRYRLERYLEGPVTDGYLNMVHRDDAAGAVRYLLEEALARGEVVQVVDDEPVSKWPFADWLADECGVERPSKRTKAERLADDDVSEAGRRRILTSKRCSNEKLRALGYEFVYPTFREGYRDAIERFRRSSGG
- a CDS encoding DUF5791 family protein; its protein translation is MFYEQRMTVSDSPGDLRAEYEDDLATIVDRRGPEAVAAETGQERDGLEALARGESPDLTLAEAAEIQALEEGEPDPETIVTIALEHLLLGMSTAVLDVDAVESKLEIDMDAKEIQQKIEQRAPMSFEEFVHVQYAIADGAP
- a CDS encoding sulfite oxidase, translating into MSNSERSERRRRETDAILDRKSGTEAVDDFEDRYRVVGAADRDTYANWLTPLEDHYVCHRNETLEPDVDEWTVALAGAVDREAELGMDAIREDYPTVAVAHTMECAGNGRGYFDPETGSVQWEYGAVSTAIWTGAPLSAILTDHGAATDDDTWLTAVGGDRPEVDGENDRFARSIPMSKVLEDCILAYEVNGEALPPEHGRPVRLLVPGWYGVNSVKWLTELHVAETMVHGEDWADRGGEDYTRWQQSAYRIHPEGVEPESNPTVSTYDTWEQIESDEIDHPYTFDENVKSTIGTPEDGETVVPREDGTVEVVGVAWAGDDQVTAIELSTDGGDSWEAGSFFGPHYDCAWRLFRYVWEPSPGTYTLVSRATDERGRRQPTRIARPDEDRDDAYPWNEGGYAENASLPHAVDVTVE
- a CDS encoding nuclear transport factor 2 family protein, which codes for MKSNEHRSVESPAARERLTQFYARFNHAVTDRSDTDALAAMVTDDVTWTDATTGARSDRRYSGTDAVLENVVLTPRERADHLQALPERFTDAGETVIVEGAYVGTVDGRHFDIAFAHVFELIDGRIDGCTAYRDTALEQRVFDA
- a CDS encoding glycoside hydrolase family 2 gives rise to the protein MTDEWVGGIVTDRNGDGPPTVEEWRLVSVPGRPRGFDGGPIAYRTNFTDPRGDETERALLELRGAYDRATVWLNGTRLGTNEPHFVPLRLEFEPQPENELIVVCERPDSFAGIYETDEVPAHFGTPGIWGDVEIESRPAVFLRRLEARPRVGASPKSQRNAGTTEEAAARATTDGANATEETAARATTDGAGATIDVALEIDAGEAVDDAVSLSLRPEGFRGGATMERVPIRADAGERTTVSKTISIKDPSLWWPRGYGPQRRYTVRAKLGGDAVERTVGLRTVERDDDGLVVNGRRVRAHGFTRLPGGDPRDDVDRAVDANATMLRARAHVPAREFYTACDEAGILVWQDLPATGIGSELPVDRGTELAAALAEEYGQHPSLAMLAVNDQPEDPFADPLGSGVFSKLAFRYRAWRTSVDHDPATEIAASIPGDLPVVPTIGAPGTGADASHLALGWQYLEAGDIDWLLETYPALGTVVGGFGTGSLATDDADPAAIPGIDPTLLERRADDADASQLEQARTLKVVAEALRRRDCGIVTASTLRDSAPGGGMGVHTVDGEPKRAAEAISRSFEPVQAVLDGPASPGTVGITLCNATHDALEPVVGWRVGDDTETERVSVGPLETTPVGTVRIPRDAERVDLEVAVNGRSVWNSYEL
- a CDS encoding coiled-coil protein, whose product is MVDESKNIELTEDDLENKSKGQLIKMAGQLRDRRNELNQMASERASKRDDLNAKTREKVDEAQEHREKRDELNEQVQEHKEQRNELNAEANALFDKVEQLKSDMELDEGKDLEELEDEIEQLEFKQQTEVLSSEEEKELIEKIESKREEYEERKQKLDQNEDLEELVEEAEEVRSDASQHHQKVTELADKAQEHHNQMIEAYREADDIRDEADEMHEKFVEAQEAADRHHEDFVRVQKRLRELDKKEEEERKSERDKKKEAAKEEAEEIYQKFKEGETLDTEDLMKLQKTGLL